The Fictibacillus phosphorivorans genomic sequence TCTTTTTTATCCCAAGGACTCTCTACACTTCGTAAATACGGATATTCGTTCTTCCAATAATCCTCGGAATTCACGGTGAACCCGTTGCTAGTGGAAAAGAAACTCGCCTGAATCGGATCTCCTTCATACGTTAAGATCTGTCCTTTTGTCTCAGAGACCGCTTTGATGATCTTCTCTATCTTTTTGTTGAAGTCATCTCCCCAAAGCGTTTCTAACTCTTCGTTTCCTTTGTACACTTGATGCATCACCGTGTCTGAGACGACTGCCCCTTCTGGCAGACTACCATCTTTACCGCGGTTTAGTAGAGCTTTTACGATAAACGTTCTTGCGGTCAACGCTTGTGCTTTCAGCGCTTCTAACTCAAAGTCGGCAGGCATTTCAGAGGCTACTACTCCCGCTACATACTCTTCCAACGGAATGTTTTGAACCGTATCCATTGATTTTCTGAAAACAGGCACGACGATGTCAGAATGAGGGATTTCTAAAGCTAGCACTCTCTCAGACGGACGTGCAGCTTTCTCTTCTTTCCACTGGGGAGGAGCTGAGGAAAATGGTAGTACGAGTATCGTCGGGAGAAGGACGATGATAGCGACAAAAATAGCTAGAATCCAAATCAGCGGCTTAATATTTACATTCACGGTTTCAATGCCCTCCTAGATTGTTATCTACCATACAACTTATACAAAAAGAGGGGCATTTAGAACTCGAAACTAGCATTTTTACAATTGAATGGAGCTCCCTACAATCTTCATTTACAAGTTTTGCTCCACTGACTGATACAGGCCATCCACTGCATAAAATAGAGAGATGAAATGCTTGAAGGGGTGAACAGCATGGACAGTTTTCAGCCTCCTGTTTTGGTTCGAACGCTCACGTATGCACCTGGCAATATTAAGATCTATTACCCGCAGATTGAAGGCAAGATCAATCCTCGTATTCAGCAGCAAGTGAATCGAAGGATCGTTCAGATCAACGAACAGCTCGCGAATTATCAGAACCCAGAAGCTCGTCCTGGCATGTATGGAGAGTTTGCTGTTAAAACAAACGAAAAGAGCATATTGAGCATCGGTTTTTTAAATTTTGCTTATACACCCATGGCCGCTCATGGCATGACGTATATCAAATCAGAGACGTGGGATCTATCTACAGGGAA encodes the following:
- the spoIID gene encoding stage II sporulation protein D, with the translated sequence MNVNIKPLIWILAIFVAIIVLLPTILVLPFSSAPPQWKEEKAARPSERVLALEIPHSDIVVPVFRKSMDTVQNIPLEEYVAGVVASEMPADFELEALKAQALTARTFIVKALLNRGKDGSLPEGAVVSDTVMHQVYKGNEELETLWGDDFNKKIEKIIKAVSETKGQILTYEGDPIQASFFSTSNGFTVNSEDYWKNEYPYLRSVESPWDKKESPKYTETIQLPVSTVEQKLGVSLTKDGQIGKVVATTSGNRIGKWAIGNKEFTGKEVREKLELRSTDFEMKKKGKQVTVTTRGYGHGVGLSQYGANGMAKEGKTYKEIVNHYYKGIKITDYKPIADKGLAYQPQ
- a CDS encoding DUF3298 and DUF4163 domain-containing protein translates to MDSFQPPVLVRTLTYAPGNIKIYYPQIEGKINPRIQQQVNRRIVQINEQLANYQNPEARPGMYGEFAVKTNEKSILSIGFLNFAYTPMAAHGMTYIKSETWDLSTGKTYQLKDLFKPGSNYVEVINHHIKEQLKSRQIDTLEPFKSIRPDQDFYIADKSLVIYFQLYEITAYVYGFPMFPISVFDFQDIIDENGPLGKMAVNGL